The Myroides fluvii region TGTACCCAATCTTTTAATATTTGGAAATCTTCTTCTGTTTCTCCTGGATACCCAACAATTAAAGTTGTACGAATAGCCATCCCTGGTACAGCTGCTCTAAATTCCTTTAATAATTTTGTTGTTTTGGCTTGTGTGGTTCCACGGCGCATGGATTTCAAGATATTATCTGAAATATGTTGCAAGGGAATATCGATATAATTACAAATTTTAGGCTCTCGCTTCATTAATTCCAATACATCCATTGGAAATCCAGTAGGGAAAGCATAGTGTAAACGAATCCATTCGATGCCTTCTACTTTCGTTAAGTTTTCAAGTAGCTCCGCCAGATTTCTTTTTTTGTATAAATCTAACCCGTAGTACGTCAAGTCTTGAGCAATAAGGATTAATTCTTTTACACCATTTTTAGCTAAACCTTCAGCTTCTTTAACCAACTTCTCAATAGGTTGTGAAATGTGTTTTCCGCGCATAATCGGAATAGCACAAAAACTACAAGGGCGATCACATCCTTCGGCAATTTTTAAATAAGCGTAGTTCTTAGGCGTAGTTGTTAAACGCTCACCTAATAGCTCATGTCTGTAATCTGCACCTAATGCTTTTAAAAGAAGAGGTAAATCGGTTGTTCCAAAGTACTTGTCTACATTTGGAATCTCAGCTTCTAAGTCTGGCTTGTATCGCTCTGATAAACATCCAGTCACAAATACTTTATCTACAATACCTTGTTCTTTTTTATCTACGTACTCTAAAATAGTATTGACAGATTCCGCTTTTGCATTGTTGATAAAACCACAAGTGTTAATTACAATAATATTTGCTTCGTCGTTTGCCGCTTCGTGTGTAACGTCTTTACCGCTAGCTTTTAATTGTCCCATTAATACCTCACTGTCGTAAATATTTTTGGAGCAACCTAGAGTTACAACGTTTATCTTGTTCTTTTTTAAAGATTTAGTTCTCATTTGTTTGAAAAAAATTGGACTGCAAAAGTACATTTTTTTTCTATATAGCGAAGCAGCTTTATGAGAATTATGTGAAGTGTAGGGATTATCTAAAATGATTCCGTTTTAGAAAAGATTTGACGGAGAGCGATATAGGGAAATAAAAAAAGTGACTGCTCTTTCAAGTCAGTCACTTTTATAGGATATCGTTTAGGGAATTTACAGCTTGAAAATTCCTCCAAATGCAATTACTGTTTCTCCAAACCAGAAGTTGTGGAATGCTTTGTCTTTTTTACTGTCTGTTGTACGAACGTCATACATATCAATAAATCCTCCTTTTAACTCGGCTTGCACAAAGAAATGTTTAAAGAAGGTTACGTTTAAACCTGCTTTGGCAGAAAAACCTAAACCAGAAACGTGAAATTCATCGTATCGATCTTTACCTAATAAGGTTGTATTCGTTTTAGGATAGATAATACCAAACCCTAGTCCTTCTGTAACGTTGATTTGAATTTTGTCTGTATTGTAAATACTAAATAATTTAGAAATATCGTCTACGCGATTGACTTCAACATTTAAGTAGTTCAATCCATCCGTATGTTCGAATTTTAAAAACTCGTCGGTCAATTTTACCTGATCAGGATGACCAGCAACTTGTTCTCCATAAGTACCTTCACCGTAGTATTCACCTGTATAATTTACGGTCTGGTTTTGACGCATTACGTATTTCATGTGGTCTACACCAATTGAGATATTGTATTTGTCTGAAATAAAATAACCAACTCTGAAGTTTGTCTGAGGAATAGTCATACGACCTGGATTGATATAATCCATATGCCATCCTTTAGGTTTGTCGTCTGCTTTTACGTCTTGAAGGGTGAAATCATAGTTCTCTCCTCTAAAACGAATGTCTGAATTGGTATAATAACCTCTGTTTCCTCCCCAGTATATGTAAAATTTACCTTTATTTGAGGCTGTATAACGCAAAGGCGTAGTGGCTGTTTCTTGTGCAAATCCTACTGTAGTTGCCAACAAGCATACACTTGCAAAAAGTTTAAAAAAGGCTTTCATTAGTTTGAATTTTATAATTCCTAAAAATTTTGAGGCAAAAATACAATAAAAAAATCTCTTTAAGAGTTTATCCTTAAAGAGATTCATAGTATTAAAAGTTCTAAATAAAATTAGAAATTGATGACATAGGATAAACTTACCCAGTTTTCTTTGATTTTCCAATTCGCATTATCGTATAAATTATTTACGGTCATATCTAAGACATTTGTTTTATAGGAACGTGCTGAATGTGTGTATGCTAAGTCTAATCTAGCGTTTCCGAATTCATAACCAATACCTGCGGAAAAGCTATTCAAGTCTCCCATGTATTTTGTGTTTTTATACGGACTTTCTTCAAAGCGATATCCTCCACGAAGGCTCACTTGTTTGATTTTATACTCTCCACCAATGCGAAACTCACTTGCTGTTTTCATCTCTGTATCGTAGAATGTATTTAGAATGTCATGCGTATAGCTGTTTTTAGGGCTGAATCGTTGATTGCTATAGTCTTTGACGCTGTAATCAACACTGATTAATCCTTTTTTATTAAAGACATAAGCCAAACTTCCGGTATAGCTTCCAGGGGTTTGTAAGCGGTAACGATCTGAAATATTTACAACATTAGGATAAAGCCAAGATGTTTCGGAGAACCCCGAGCGCGTTGTTTCTATACCTTGTGTCAATTCCTCTTTTAAATTGTACCATGTTGGAGATTCATAGGAAACCCCTGCTCTTAATTCATCTGTAATTTGCCCAATTACCCCTAGCGTAAATGAAAAGCCAGTTCCATAGGTATAAAGGGAATTAGAGTACAGGATAGAATTTACCATCCCTTTAGGTAAATCAGTAGCGTGATTTACTTCAACTGCACGTGAATTCTGTGTATGATCAAAAAGGTGTAAATTTAGATTTCCTCCAACGAAAATACGATCACCCAGTTGAGCAGAGAAGTTTCCAGAAAACTTACTGCTATATCCACTGGTGCTTACGAATTTTCCTTGCGTATAGGTGTCTTTGTTTGTTCCAAAGTTAGACGTGTATTCTCCGTCGTTTTTTCCTGTATCTAAGATATAAGATTTGTAGGCTAAGTAGGTTTGTTGGCCTAGGAATCCATTCGCATAGGCAGCATCAAGATAGCCTTGCGTATCATCGCCATTTAGGGCATCATGTGGAATACGTCCGTTATTGGCTAATTGATAAAAGTACTCACCCAAGGAATTCGTTTGACCTGTTCCTATAAGGGTGTAATCGTTATGGTGATTTTTGGTACTCTCGTAATTTATTCCAATAGCAAATTTCTTCATTGTTGCTGCAGGGTCATTTGAATTAAAAACAAAAACAGTTCCTACTTGACCGACATCAAGTCCCGTGTAATTTTTGGACTCCTCGTTGTTCATGTAGTTAGTTCTGTTGTTTTTATTAACCAATGACATGCTAAAAGCAGCTTGGTTATAGTTGAAGATGGCACCTCCTGCGGGGTTGATTTTTAGTGCAGATAAGTCGCCTCCAACTGCACCAAAGGCTCCGCTCATTCCTCTAAATCGTGCTGTTCCATTCATATCAGATTCGGAATATCTAGCGATGTCTAAAGGATTGGGTTCTTGAGCTTGTATTGTACTAATCGTCAAGATTGAGGCACTTAAACCTAAAATAAATTTATTGATATACATACGTTGCTTTCAAAATGATTAAGATAATTATCTACGAGAACTATTGCCATAGCTACTTCTTGTTCCTCCTCCGCCACTACTGTAGTTACTTCTGCTGCTGCTACTACCTGTGCTATAACTACTTCTTGTATTTCCACTACTGCTGTTGTAGTTGCTTCTCGAGCTGCTATTGTTGTAGTTGCTTCTAGAGCTGCTGTTGTTGTAGTTGCTTCTAGAGCTGTTATTGTTGTAGTTGGTTCTAGAGCTGTTGTTATTGTAATTGCTTCTAGAACTACTATTGCCGTAGTTGCTTCTTGTATTAGTGCTATTGTTGTTATTTGTTCTATTGCTGTAAGTAGAGCGCGTGCCGCTGTAGGCTGAATTTGATCGCGTGCCTTGATAGGTTGATCTAGAGCCGTAATTTGTTCTGGAAGAAGCTCTGTTGGCTAAGTTATTTGATCTAGAATAGTAACTTCTTGATCCATTAGCATTATAAGAAGGTCGGGTGTTTCCATAAGAACCTCTTGAATAATAATTGGTGTGGTAACCATGAGAATAATAGGGAGAATAGTATCCACCATAGTAGGGAGATCCCCAATAGTAACTATTGTACCACGGTCTATAATAGCTATTCCAACCAAATCCTATACTCAATCCCCAACCACCACCATAGTAGTACGGATCGTAGAACGGATCATAATACCCATACCCCCAATACGGTCTGTAATTGTTGTTTTGATAATTTACTTGAATACTCGTTGGTTCAGTTCCCCATGAACCATAACTCACTGCTTTATTCGGTATATTGTTCAATATACTGTCATTTACAGGTGAATTATAGGTATTGACATCCGTGAAATATTCCATATCTTCATTAAGAGAGGCAAAATAGTTCTCATAGTAATTACCCGAATCATTACCTGTATAGGGATCAACTTGTGTGCTTTGTCCATAAATACCATCTTGAGAGTAAGATGAATTATGGTATGAACCACAAGAAATAGCGAATCCTCCTAGAAGTAAGAAAAGGCTGATTCTTCTCATGCTTATTGTTTTTTGAAGAATTGTAGTCATTTTCGATGGGAATTTAATTGTTGTTAGAAACAAATTTAGTTACTTTTGTGGAATTATTATAGTTAATTAAGAGTTAAACAACTTAACTGCTAATATATTAAAAATGAGCAAGAATATTACTAAGAGAAGTGAGGACTATTCGAAGTGGTACAATGAGCTTGTAGTAAAAGCTGATTTGGCCGAAAATTCGGGAGTTCGAGGATGTATGGTTATTAAGCCATATGGCTATGCTATTTGGGAGAAAATGCAAGCAGAGTTAGACAAGAAGTTCAAAGAGACTGGACATCAAAATGCGTATTTCCCCTTATTCATCCCCAAGTCTTATTTTAGTAAGGAAGCTAGTCACGTGGATGGATTTGCAAAGGAATGTGCAGTAGTGACGCATTATCGCTTAAAAACAGGAGAAGACGGAAAAACAATTGAGGTAGATCCAGAGGCGAAGTTGGAGGAGGAGTTAATCGTTCGTCCTACATCGGAAACTATTATTTGGGATACCTATAGAAAGTGGATTGAATCATACCGTGATTTACCTATTTTAGTGAATCAATGGGCTAATGTGGTGCGTTGGGAGATGAGAACGCGTTTGTTTTTGAGAACGTCGGAATTCTTATGGCAAGAGGGGCATACGGCACACGCTACAGAACAAGAAGCAGTGGCTGAAGCAGAACAAATGCTAGAAGTGTATGCTGATTTTGCTGAAAATTTTATGGCTATTCCAGTTGTAAAAGGATTTAAAACAGAAAATGAGCGTTTTGCTGGTGCGATTGAAACCTATTGTATTGAAGCATTAATGCAAGATGGTAAAGCGCTACAAGCGGGGACTTCTCACTTTTTAGGGCAGAATTTTGCTAAAGCATTTGATGTGAAATTTACAAGTCAAGAAGGGAAGCAAGAATATGTATGGGCTACCTCTTGGGGAGTAAGTACGCGATTGATGGGAGCATTGGTTATGACACACTCCGATGACAATGGCTTGGTATTGCCTCCAAACTTGGCGCCAATTCAAGTGGTGATTGTGCCTATTCATAAAACAGACGAACAATTAGAAGAAATTCGCGAGGAAGTGAAAAAGGTAACCGATCAATTTAAAAAATTAAATATTTCGTTTAAGTTTGACGATCGTACAACGTTCAAGCCAGGATGGAAGTTCAATGAGTATGAGTTAAAAGGTGTGCCGTTGCGTATTGCGATTGGACCAAAAGACTTAGAAAACGGAACATTCGAGGTGGCTCGTCGCGATACATTCACCAAAGAGATTGTAGCGAAGGATGCTATTGTTACCTATGTGCAAGATATGCTAGAAGAGATTCAAACGAATTTATTCGATAAAGCAAAAGCGTACAGAGATTATCATATCACGGAGGCGAATTCTTTTGAAGAGTTCAAAGATTTATTAGAAAATAAAGGAGGATTTGTTTCAGCACATTGGGATGGTACAATTGAGACAGAAGAAAGAATTAAAGATCTTACAAAGGCTACAATTCGCTGTATTCCAATTGATAGAAAAGAGGAAGCAGGGGTTTGTGTGCTAACAGGGGCGCCTTCTAAAGGAAGAGTGTTGTTTGCAAAAGCTTATTAGAAATAAAAAATTTTGTTTTTTCTCTTGCGGGTTTAAAAATATATTGTACTTTTGCATCCGCGTTAGATAAACAAAATGGTCCGTTCGTCTAGGGGTTAGGACGCCAGGTTTTCATCCTGGTAACAGGGGTTCGATTCCCCTACGGACTACAAGCTCTTTTTAACTAATGCATTTGGTCCGTTCGTCTAGGGGTTAGGACGCCAGGTTTTCATCCTGGTAACAGGGGTTCGATTCCCCTACGGACTACAAGATTCTCTCTGAGAATCGCATTTGATATTTTGGTCCGTTCGTCTAGGGGTTAGGACGCCAGGTTTTCATCCTGGTAACAGGGGTTCGATTCCCCTACGGACTACAGTTCTTTTGAATACTAATAATACCATATTTGGTCCGTTCGTCTAGGGGTTAGGACGCCAGGTTTTCATCCTGGTAACAGGGGTTCGATTCCCCTACGGACTACAGTGATTCTCTCGGGAATCTCAAATGCGTTTTTGGTCCGTTCGTCTAGGGGTTAGGACGCCAGGTTTTCATCCTGGTAACAGGGGTTCGATTCCCCTACGGACTACAACGATTCATCGCGAATCAAAAATAGTTTTTTGGTCCGTTCGTCTAGGGGTTAGGACGCCAGGTTTTCATCCTGGTAACAGGGGTTCGATTCCCCTACGGACTACAGAAAAAAAATAGTATAGACTTAATAAAATATTTAAAAAATGGCAAATCATAAGTCAGCTTTAAAAAGAATTAGAGGTAACGAAAAAAAGAGAGTATTAAACAGATATCAGCATAAAACTACACGTAACGCGATCAAAGCTTTACGTTTGATTGAAGATCAAAAGGATGCTGCTGATAAATTACCTGTAGTGGTTGCAATGATTGATAAATTAGCAAAGAAAAATATCATTCATGCGAACAAAGCTTCTAATTTAAAATCTAAATTAACAAAACACGTTGCTGCTTTATAAGAAGCAATAGGTTGTGTTTATAGAAGACATACACTAAGCTCTCAATTCCATGAGGGCTTTTTTTGTTTATACTATACGTTTCAATGAATACTAATATAATTTTAAAATCCTTTTATGACACAAATTAGGAATATTGCAATTATTGCACACGTTGACCATGGTAAGACTACTATGGTGGACAAGATATTACACCACTGTCAGTTATTTCGTGAAAATGAAACTAATGGAGAGTTGATTCTAGATAACGAGGATATCGAAAGAGAAAGAGGAATTACAATCGTTTCAAAAAACGTATCTGTAAGTTATAAAGGAACTAAAATTAATATTATCGATACTCCAGGACACGCGGATTTTGGTGGAGAAGTAGAGCGTGTATTGAATATGGCTGATGGTGTTCTTTTAATTGTAGATGCTTTTGAAGGACCGATGCCACAAACTCGATTTGTATTGCAAAAAGCAATCAGCTTAGGGTTAAAACCATGTGTAGTTATCAATAAAGTGGACAAAGAAAACTGTACACCTGAAGAAGTACACGAAAAAGTGTTCGACTTAATGTTCGAACTTGGAGCTGAAGAGTGGCAAATGGATTTCCCTGCTGTTTACGGATCAGCTAAGAACAACTGGATGTCTGATGATTGGAAAAAACAAACAGACTCTTTAGAACCATTATTAGATATGGTTTTAGAGCACATCCCTGCTGCTGAAGTAAGAGAAGGTACTCCTCAGATGTTAATTACGTCATTGGATTACTCTACTTTTACAGGACGTATTGCTATTGGACGTTTACACCGTGGAGTATTAAAAGAAGGAATGAATATTTCTTTGATTAAAAGAGACGGGAAAATCGTTAAATCAAAAATTAAAGAATTACATACTTTTGAAGGTCTAGGCCGTAAAAAAGTAGCAGAAGTATACGCAGGTGATATCTGTGCTGTTGTTGGAATTGAAGGATTTGAAATTGGAGATGTTATCGCTGATTTTGAAAATCCAGAAGCATTGCCAACAATTACTATCGATGAACCAACAATGAGTATGTTGTTTACTATTAACGACTCTCCATTCTTCGGTAAAGAAGGTAAATTTGTTACGTCTCGTCACATTAAAGACCGTTTAAATAAAGAATTAGAGAAGAACTTAGCGTTGCGTGTAAATGAAACGGATAGTGCTGATAAATTCATGGTATTTGGACGTGGTGTATTACACTTGTCTGTTTTGATTGAAACAATGCGTCGTGAAGGATACGAACTTCAAATTGGTCAACCACAAGTTATTATCAAAGAAATTGATGGAGTTAAATGTGAGCCAGTAGAAGAGTTGACAATCGATATTCCTGAGAACTTATCCGGACGTGGAGTAGAATACGTGTCGTTGAAAAAAGGAGAAATGCTAAGCATGGAACCGAAAGGTGACCGTATGATTATTAAATTCTTAGTACCTTCTAGAGGTATTATCGGTTTGAGAAATCAATTGTTAACTGCAACGGCTGGTGAGGCAATTATGTCGCACCGTTTCCTAGAATATCAACCATACAAAGGTGAAATCGCTGGACGTATCAACGGATCTTTAATTTCTATGGAAAATGGAAAAGCTATTCCTTATTCTATTGATAAATTACAAGACCGTGGTAAGTTTTTCGTAGATCCGAATGAGGATATTTACGAAGGACAAGTAATCGGTGAAAACTCTCGTGGAGATGATATGACCGTTAACGTAACGAAAACGAAGAAGTTAACAAACGTTCGTGCATCTGGATCGGATGATAAAGCGAAAATTGTTCCGGCAATTAAATTCTCTTTAGAAGAAGCTTTAGAGTACATCCAAAAAGATGAGTACGTTGAGGTAACTCCAAAATCTCTTCGTTTGAGAAAAATCTTCTTGAAAGAAACAGATCGTAAGAGAAACAAAATCTAAACCTATTTTGGTTTTAATGATAGAATCCAGAGGAATTTCCTCTGGATTTTTTTTTGAATTTTATGGATTGAATTAGAGGGCAAGCTCGATGGGACAAAGTTGTGAATTATTCATAATCAACAAGAAATAAGGCATAGTTCACGGGGTGAATTATAAATTTGACCGGTGGAATAAGGGAGTAGAAAACGAGAGATTCATGTTTTTACCTTATCTTTGCGGCGTAATTCTACGTTTTAAAAGTAGGAATTGCGAGTATAATAATTAGTTTGATATGATACAGGATAACCTAGAAAATAAGGCATTAACAGAAGGAAAAGTATTGCCTTTGATGGAACAGTTTTACACCATTCAAGGGGAAGGTTTTTATTCGGGGCATGCGGCTTACTTTATTCGATTAGGAGGATGTGATGTGGGATGCCATTGGTGTGATGTGAAAGAAAGTTGGGATGCGGAATTACATCCCTTAACAACAGTAGAGCAAATGGTTTCTGATGCGTCGGCAGTGGCTAATTTAGCTGTAATTACAGGGGGGGAGCCCTTGATGTATAATTTAGATTATCTAACAAAGAAATTAAAGGAAGCGGGGCTACAAACCAATATAGAAACATCTGGGGCTTATGAAATGTCGGGTGATTTTGATTGGGTTTGCCTATCTCCAAAAAAGGCAAAACTACCAACAGCAAGTGCTTATGAAGCAGCGAATGAATTAAAAGTTGTGATTTATAATAAGCATGATTTTATCTTTGCAGAAGAACAAGCAGCTCAAGTAAACAAAGATGCTTTGTTATTATTACAGACAGAGTGGAGTAAACGCGCGGTAATGATGCCTTTGATTATAGAGTATGTGAAAAATAATCCTCAATGGAAAATATCAATACAGACACATAAGTACTTGGATATTCCTTAGTATAGCTTTATATTTACTCCTCCAAAAGAATAATAATTATGAAAAAAATTGTAATCGTAGCTGCATTTATGTTAGCAGGGCATTTCGGTTTTGCACAAGATGCGGCCTATAAAGCAGATGCTGAGAAATACATGGAAGTTAG contains the following coding sequences:
- the rimO gene encoding 30S ribosomal protein S12 methylthiotransferase RimO, which translates into the protein MRTKSLKKNKINVVTLGCSKNIYDSEVLMGQLKASGKDVTHEAANDEANIIVINTCGFINNAKAESVNTILEYVDKKEQGIVDKVFVTGCLSERYKPDLEAEIPNVDKYFGTTDLPLLLKALGADYRHELLGERLTTTPKNYAYLKIAEGCDRPCSFCAIPIMRGKHISQPIEKLVKEAEGLAKNGVKELILIAQDLTYYGLDLYKKRNLAELLENLTKVEGIEWIRLHYAFPTGFPMDVLELMKREPKICNYIDIPLQHISDNILKSMRRGTTQAKTTKLLKEFRAAVPGMAIRTTLIVGYPGETEEDFQILKDWVQEMRFERLGCFAYSHEENTHAYSLEDDVPQEVKQERANEIMEIQAQISWELNQEKIGKTYRCIIDRKEGNHFIGRTEFDSPDVDNEVLVDATKHYLKIGDFANITIDEATEFDLYGSPAN
- a CDS encoding OmpP1/FadL family transporter; this translates as MYINKFILGLSASILTISTIQAQEPNPLDIARYSESDMNGTARFRGMSGAFGAVGGDLSALKINPAGGAIFNYNQAAFSMSLVNKNNRTNYMNNEESKNYTGLDVGQVGTVFVFNSNDPAATMKKFAIGINYESTKNHHNDYTLIGTGQTNSLGEYFYQLANNGRIPHDALNGDDTQGYLDAAYANGFLGQQTYLAYKSYILDTGKNDGEYTSNFGTNKDTYTQGKFVSTSGYSSKFSGNFSAQLGDRIFVGGNLNLHLFDHTQNSRAVEVNHATDLPKGMVNSILYSNSLYTYGTGFSFTLGVIGQITDELRAGVSYESPTWYNLKEELTQGIETTRSGFSETSWLYPNVVNISDRYRLQTPGSYTGSLAYVFNKKGLISVDYSVKDYSNQRFSPKNSYTHDILNTFYDTEMKTASEFRIGGEYKIKQVSLRGGYRFEESPYKNTKYMGDLNSFSAGIGYEFGNARLDLAYTHSARSYKTNVLDMTVNNLYDNANWKIKENWVSLSYVINF
- the proS gene encoding proline--tRNA ligase; the protein is MSKNITKRSEDYSKWYNELVVKADLAENSGVRGCMVIKPYGYAIWEKMQAELDKKFKETGHQNAYFPLFIPKSYFSKEASHVDGFAKECAVVTHYRLKTGEDGKTIEVDPEAKLEEELIVRPTSETIIWDTYRKWIESYRDLPILVNQWANVVRWEMRTRLFLRTSEFLWQEGHTAHATEQEAVAEAEQMLEVYADFAENFMAIPVVKGFKTENERFAGAIETYCIEALMQDGKALQAGTSHFLGQNFAKAFDVKFTSQEGKQEYVWATSWGVSTRLMGALVMTHSDDNGLVLPPNLAPIQVVIVPIHKTDEQLEEIREEVKKVTDQFKKLNISFKFDDRTTFKPGWKFNEYELKGVPLRIAIGPKDLENGTFEVARRDTFTKEIVAKDAIVTYVQDMLEEIQTNLFDKAKAYRDYHITEANSFEEFKDLLENKGGFVSAHWDGTIETEERIKDLTKATIRCIPIDRKEEAGVCVLTGAPSKGRVLFAKAY
- the rpsT gene encoding 30S ribosomal protein S20, whose product is MANHKSALKRIRGNEKKRVLNRYQHKTTRNAIKALRLIEDQKDAADKLPVVVAMIDKLAKKNIIHANKASNLKSKLTKHVAAL
- the typA gene encoding translational GTPase TypA, which translates into the protein MTQIRNIAIIAHVDHGKTTMVDKILHHCQLFRENETNGELILDNEDIERERGITIVSKNVSVSYKGTKINIIDTPGHADFGGEVERVLNMADGVLLIVDAFEGPMPQTRFVLQKAISLGLKPCVVINKVDKENCTPEEVHEKVFDLMFELGAEEWQMDFPAVYGSAKNNWMSDDWKKQTDSLEPLLDMVLEHIPAAEVREGTPQMLITSLDYSTFTGRIAIGRLHRGVLKEGMNISLIKRDGKIVKSKIKELHTFEGLGRKKVAEVYAGDICAVVGIEGFEIGDVIADFENPEALPTITIDEPTMSMLFTINDSPFFGKEGKFVTSRHIKDRLNKELEKNLALRVNETDSADKFMVFGRGVLHLSVLIETMRREGYELQIGQPQVIIKEIDGVKCEPVEELTIDIPENLSGRGVEYVSLKKGEMLSMEPKGDRMIIKFLVPSRGIIGLRNQLLTATAGEAIMSHRFLEYQPYKGEIAGRINGSLISMENGKAIPYSIDKLQDRGKFFVDPNEDIYEGQVIGENSRGDDMTVNVTKTKKLTNVRASGSDDKAKIVPAIKFSLEEALEYIQKDEYVEVTPKSLRLRKIFLKETDRKRNKI
- a CDS encoding 7-carboxy-7-deazaguanine synthase QueE, with the protein product MIQDNLENKALTEGKVLPLMEQFYTIQGEGFYSGHAAYFIRLGGCDVGCHWCDVKESWDAELHPLTTVEQMVSDASAVANLAVITGGEPLMYNLDYLTKKLKEAGLQTNIETSGAYEMSGDFDWVCLSPKKAKLPTASAYEAANELKVVIYNKHDFIFAEEQAAQVNKDALLLLQTEWSKRAVMMPLIIEYVKNNPQWKISIQTHKYLDIP